The following coding sequences lie in one Kribbella sp. NBC_00709 genomic window:
- a CDS encoding chorismate mutase codes for MIADNATEELTRLRSSIDNIDAALIHLLAERFKCTQQVGALKARTGMPPADKSREQAQVARLRALAAESGLDPVFAEKFLAFVIAEVIHHHERLAEARPAD; via the coding sequence GTGATCGCAGACAACGCCACCGAGGAGCTCACGCGGCTCCGCAGCAGCATCGACAACATCGACGCCGCGCTGATCCACCTGCTGGCCGAGCGCTTCAAATGCACGCAGCAGGTCGGTGCCCTCAAGGCCAGGACGGGGATGCCGCCGGCCGACAAGTCCCGCGAACAGGCCCAGGTGGCCCGGCTCCGTGCCCTCGCCGCCGAATCCGGTCTCGACCCGGTCTTCGCCGAGAAGTTCCTCGCCTTCGTCATCGCCGAGGTCATCCACCACCACGAACGCCTCGCCGAGGCGCGCCCCGCGGACTAG